DNA sequence from the Sinomonas terrae genome:
CCGAACGGTGACGGGAGTGTCAGGGCAACGAGGCCACCCGGCGCCCCCGACCACCAGAACGTAACTGCCGGGTGCGAGATCGAGGGCGTAGCGGCCAGCCGAATCGCTCTGGGTCGAGGCCACCGAGGCCCCAGCCGCAGTTCGCGCCTGGACAACCGTCGGGACGAGCTCTGGAGGGCACGACTGGTCCGCTCTTTGGACAGGACAAGTGGGCCCAGCCGTAATGAGGCCGAATACGCCCGTGCCGGACGACGGCGTCGAAGCCGCCGGGGCCGTCGTCGTCCCGGAAGCACTCGGCAACGGAGGTGACGAGGAAGCGGTCGGGGGTGGCGCCGTCGTCGTACTTCCCGGCGAAGTGGCC
Encoded proteins:
- a CDS encoding carboxypeptidase-like regulatory domain-containing protein — translated: MRRGWAAVVVLMAAACLLLSGCGGATSPGSTTTAPPPTASSSPPLPSASGTTTAPAASTPSSGTGVFGLITAGPTCPVQRADQSCPPELVPTVVQARTAAGASVASTQSDSAGRYALDLAPGSYVLVVGGAGWPRCPDTPVTVRAGSSVRADITCDTGIR